CCCTGTTCCGGGGCAGCGCCTACGGCACCATGATCCGTGACGACGCCTATGCCTTCGTGCGGCTTGGCACCTATGTCGAACGCGGCGACAACACCGCCCGGATTCTGGACGTGAAATACAACATCCTGCTGCCGCCGGAAGAGACCGTCGGCGGCGCGGTGGACGAATACCAGTGGATGTCGATCCTGCGGGCGGTCTCGGCGCATCGCTCGTTCCACTGGCTGTACCGGACCAATGTCCGGCCCTGGCTGGTGGCCGAGTTCCTGATCCTGCGGCCCGAGATGCCGCGATCGCTGGTGGCCTGCGTGGGAGAGGTCGATACCCAGCTGGACTACCTGGCCAAGCTCTATGGCCGCAGGGCCGAATGCCACCGTCAGGCCGGCCAGCTTCACGCCCAGCTGACCTATGGCCGGACCGAGGACATCTTTCAGGCCGGCTTGCACGAGTTCCTGACAGACTTCATCATGCGCAATGCGCGGCTCAGCGACGAGATTCAGCGCTGCTATCTGTCTTGACCGGGATCTGCGGCGGGTATACCCCGTCGCTCCCGTCCATATCGTCGAGGGATTCATGCGCCTGACCGTCGAGCACCAGACCATATACACCTATGGGCGGCCCGCCCGGTATGCGATCCAGGCGCTGCGCCTTACCCCGCCCGACCTGGCGGCCCAGCGTGTGATCTCGTGGCGGATCGAGGTCGAGCCCACTGCCCATCTGGTGCCGCTCACCGACGGTTTCGGCAACCGCGTCCATCAATTGACCCTCGATCGCGACCACGACCGGCTGGCGGTGACGGTACGCGGGATCGTCGAGACGACCGACACCGCCGGGGTCGTCGGCGGTGACCTGCCCGACACGCTGTCGCCCGAGGTGTTCCTGCGCGAAACCCCGCTGACCACGGCCGATGACGCGCTGAAGGCGATCGCCGACCAGGTCCGCCCGGTGCTGGAGGCCGAAGGGGCGGTGGCGGCCATGCATGCCGTCCTGCGCCTGACCGCGGGGCGCGTGGCCTATGTCAAGGGTGCCACCGATGCCCGCACCACCGCCGCCGAGGCGCTGGCCCACGGACGCGGCGTGTGCCAGGACCATGCGCACGTCTTCATCACTCTGGTGCGGGAGCTGGGCATTCCCGCCCGCTATGTCAGCGGCTATCTCTCGCCCAATGACGACGACCATGCCGAAAACCCGGGCAGCGAAGCCAGCCATGCCTGGGCGGAAGCCTGGCTGGACGGGCTGGGCTGGGTCGGCTTCGATCCGTCCAACGGCATCAGCCCGACCGGATCCTATATCCGCCTCGCCCACGGTCTCGACTATCTGGATGCAGCGCCCGTGCGCGGCATCCGTATCGCCGGCGACGAGGAACACCTCGCCGTCCGCGTCCACGTTACGGAACAGGCCCAACAATGAAGGCGGGACGAAGCCGGGTTCCGACAGCCCGCCCCTTCGACACCGCGCCCCTCACACGGATCCCCACCCTCATGACATACTGCGTCGGATTGAAGATGCGCGCCGGACTGGTGATGCTCTCCGACACCCGGACCAATGCCGGCGTCGACAACATCTCGACCTATCGCAAGACCACGCTCTGGGGACGCCCCGGCAAGTCGGTGCTCTGCCTGACCGCTGCCGGCAACCTCGCCATCACCCAGGCGGTGGTCAATCGCCTGCGGCGCGGGCTGGAAGACGGCCGCCACCTGGACGATGCCCCGGACATGGTTTCGGCAGCCGAAATCGTCGGCGAGTCGATCCGGGCCGTCCACCGTGCCGACGGCCCGGCGCTGGAAGCCCATGATACCGCCTTCAACGTCACCTTCCTGCTCGGCGGCCAGATCCGCGGCGGCGAGATCCGTCTGTTCCAGATCTATTCGGCCGGCAATTTCATCGAAGCGATGAGCGATACCCACTACCTCCAGATCGGCGAACACAAATACGGCAAGCCGATCCTCGACCGGGTGATGGGGCCGGAGACCCGCATTCACGACGCGATCAAGCTGGCCATGATCTCGATGGACAGCACCTTGCGCAGCAATCTGTCGGTGGGCATGCCGATCGATCTGACCGTGATCCGCACCGACACCTTCGAATACGACCTCGAGCGGCGGATCGACGAGACCGATCCCTATTTCCTTTCCATCCGCCAGCGCTGGTCCGAGGCCTTGCGTGCGGCCTATCTGGATCTTCCCGATCCGGAGTGGTGACAGCGCCCTTCAACGACGCCGCATGAAAAAGGCCCCGATCCCGCCAGGGATCGGGGCCTTTCCTTATGACGGGCGGCCTCAGCGACGGCTGATGACCCACACCGCATGGATGATGCCGGGCAGCCAGCCAAGCAGCGTCAGCAGGATGTTGATCCAGAAGTGCTTGGTCAGGCCGACCTCCAGCAACACGCCCAGCGGCGGCAGGATCACCGCGACGATGATGCGGAACAGGTCGCCCAGAAAGCTGTCGTTGCGTCCCTCCATGGATGGACCTCCGTCTTTCGGGAAAGGCGGCTCGCGCAGGGTGCGAAAGCTGACCGATATGTGAGGAGGGCGGCCGGTCACGTCGACCGTACCGCCCCGTGATATTTTTGCGACGGGAACCGTCGGGGTGGCGATCAGTCGCCGATGTCGATGTCGTCCTTGTCGGTCAGCGCGCCGGTCAGGCCACCGGCCGCACCGCCGACCAGGGCGCCGCCAAGCACGCTGCCGCCCGTGGCGGCACCGATCGCGGCACCCGCACCGGCACCCAGGCCGGCACCGGTCAGGCCGCGGCGTTCAGGCGAGTTACCGCAGGCAGCCAGGGCAAGGGCCGCAACACAGACGGCGGCGGCGGCAAGGGCTTTGGGGCTATGCTTCATGGCGGACATGGTTTCGGTGCTCCTCCTTCAGGGGACCGTCGCCGGGAATGGGCCAGCCATTGCATGATCTGGTTGCAAGAGCGGTGCGCATCGGGGGACGCGCGGGCCGGTTCGACGATCTGTGGCGCCACGGTCGATGTCTTGACATCAGCAGGTCGTGTGCGCCTCGGCTATGAGGAGAATGTAGGGGCGACCGCCTTCGATTGCATGAAACAAAGATGGGGCCTTGAACAGCCGCATCTTCCTCTACACCACAATACTCAGCGACACGCCACGCCCTTTTCATGACACACTGGACAGGCGGTGTGCTTTACAGCACGTGGCGTGGCGGGATCTGTGTCATATTCAGTACGCAGGGAACTTTATGGCGGATGGGCCGACAGGGTCAGTCGGCAGTAATCCGGTAGCCGACACCCGGCTCGGTGCGGATCAGGTCCAGATCCCCGGCGCCGCGGTCCAGCTTGCGGCGCAGGCGGCTGATCAGGGTCACCACCGTGCGGTCGGACACCGCATCCGCCCGCTTCGACACCACTTCCAGCAGATATTCCCGGGTGACGG
The window above is part of the Tistrella mobilis genome. Proteins encoded here:
- a CDS encoding alpha-E domain-containing protein gives rise to the protein MLSRTADNIYWLSRNMERAENLARIIEAAHRMALLPSSAAEGGYDEWKSALISAGVAGGFVARHGEEAVDQRRVVDYIAFDRDNPSSIRSCIENARRNARSVRTALTSEMWESINSTWMEMNRLDPSAITGTELRNFLDWIKERVTLFRGSAYGTMIRDDAYAFVRLGTYVERGDNTARILDVKYNILLPPEETVGGAVDEYQWMSILRAVSAHRSFHWLYRTNVRPWLVAEFLILRPEMPRSLVACVGEVDTQLDYLAKLYGRRAECHRQAGQLHAQLTYGRTEDIFQAGLHEFLTDFIMRNARLSDEIQRCYLS
- a CDS encoding transglutaminase family protein gives rise to the protein MRLTVEHQTIYTYGRPARYAIQALRLTPPDLAAQRVISWRIEVEPTAHLVPLTDGFGNRVHQLTLDRDHDRLAVTVRGIVETTDTAGVVGGDLPDTLSPEVFLRETPLTTADDALKAIADQVRPVLEAEGAVAAMHAVLRLTAGRVAYVKGATDARTTAAEALAHGRGVCQDHAHVFITLVRELGIPARYVSGYLSPNDDDHAENPGSEASHAWAEAWLDGLGWVGFDPSNGISPTGSYIRLAHGLDYLDAAPVRGIRIAGDEEHLAVRVHVTEQAQQ
- a CDS encoding peptidase, with the translated sequence MTYCVGLKMRAGLVMLSDTRTNAGVDNISTYRKTTLWGRPGKSVLCLTAAGNLAITQAVVNRLRRGLEDGRHLDDAPDMVSAAEIVGESIRAVHRADGPALEAHDTAFNVTFLLGGQIRGGEIRLFQIYSAGNFIEAMSDTHYLQIGEHKYGKPILDRVMGPETRIHDAIKLAMISMDSTLRSNLSVGMPIDLTVIRTDTFEYDLERRIDETDPYFLSIRQRWSEALRAAYLDLPDPEW
- a CDS encoding YqaE/Pmp3 family membrane protein; the protein is MEGRNDSFLGDLFRIIVAVILPPLGVLLEVGLTKHFWINILLTLLGWLPGIIHAVWVISRR